The following proteins come from a genomic window of Pseudomonas sp. MAG733B:
- the xylB gene encoding xylulokinase, producing MANQQLFLGIDCGTQGTKAIILDAVSGEVLGLGAAAHTLISGANGRREQDTTQWLEAFAIATRRALLAADVDGQSILGIGVSGQQHGLVLLDDQGQVLRPAKLWCDTETTAENDRLLEHLGGDKGALERLGVVIAPGYTVSKLLWTKEQHPAVFARIAKILLPHDYLNFWLTGRSCSEYGDASGTGYFNVRTRQWDLQLLRDIDPSGRLQAALPELIDAHAAVGTILPSIAEQLGINPKALVSSGGGDNMMGAIGTGNIRPGAITMSLGSSGTVYAYADQPTVSPDAAVATFCSSSGGWLPLICTMNLTNASGIIRELFDLDIECFSALVSQAPIGAEGVCMLPFLNGERVPALPHATGSVLGLTMTNLTQANLCRAVVEGTTFGLRYGLDLLRQNGLQSRSICLIGGGSKSPVWRQIVADIMNSPVICTEQSEAAALGAAIQAAWCKSWANGHEDSLADLCERCVKLDLASETLPIAENVLASQQAYERYQQHVATL from the coding sequence ATGGCAAACCAACAATTATTCCTCGGCATCGACTGCGGCACCCAAGGCACCAAAGCCATCATCCTCGATGCTGTCAGCGGTGAAGTGCTGGGACTGGGCGCTGCCGCCCATACGCTGATCAGTGGTGCCAATGGCCGTCGCGAGCAGGACACCACTCAGTGGCTGGAAGCCTTCGCCATCGCCACCCGCCGTGCGTTGCTGGCAGCCGACGTCGATGGCCAGTCCATCCTCGGGATCGGCGTTTCCGGTCAGCAGCATGGGCTGGTGTTGCTGGATGATCAGGGCCAGGTCCTGCGTCCGGCAAAACTCTGGTGCGACACCGAAACCACCGCAGAGAACGACCGTCTGCTCGAACATCTTGGTGGTGATAAGGGTGCGCTGGAGCGTCTCGGTGTGGTCATCGCGCCGGGCTATACCGTCTCCAAACTGCTGTGGACCAAGGAGCAACATCCAGCGGTTTTTGCCCGAATCGCCAAAATCCTTCTGCCCCACGACTACCTGAACTTCTGGCTCACCGGCCGCAGTTGCAGTGAATACGGCGATGCTTCGGGAACGGGTTATTTCAACGTGCGCACTCGCCAGTGGGATTTGCAACTGCTGCGCGACATCGATCCGAGCGGACGCCTGCAAGCGGCGTTGCCGGAACTGATCGATGCTCACGCAGCGGTCGGCACGATTCTGCCGAGCATTGCCGAACAGTTGGGGATAAACCCGAAAGCGCTGGTCTCCAGCGGCGGTGGCGACAACATGATGGGCGCCATCGGCACCGGCAACATCCGGCCTGGCGCGATCACCATGAGTCTGGGATCGTCCGGCACGGTGTACGCCTATGCGGATCAGCCGACCGTCAGCCCGGACGCAGCGGTCGCCACGTTTTGTTCCTCCAGTGGCGGCTGGTTGCCGCTGATCTGCACCATGAACCTGACCAATGCCAGCGGGATCATCCGTGAATTGTTCGACCTGGATATCGAGTGCTTCAGCGCACTCGTATCCCAGGCGCCCATCGGTGCCGAAGGCGTGTGCATGCTGCCGTTTCTCAACGGTGAGCGCGTTCCCGCCCTGCCCCATGCCACCGGCAGCGTGCTGGGCCTGACCATGACCAACCTGACCCAGGCCAATCTGTGTCGCGCAGTGGTCGAGGGCACGACGTTTGGTTTGCGTTACGGGCTGGACCTGCTGCGACAAAATGGCTTACAAAGCCGCAGCATCTGCCTGATCGGCGGCGGCTCGAAAAGCCCGGTGTGGCGGCAGATCGTCGCTGACATCATGAATTCGCCGGTGATCTGCACCGAACAAAGCGAAGCCGCGGCCCTCGGGGCGGCGATTCAGGCGGCGTGGTGCAAGTCCTGGGCAAACGGGCACGAGGACAGTCTGGCGGATTTGTGCGAGCGCTGTGTGAAGCTCGATCTGGCCAGTGAAACCTTGCCGATTGCAGAAAACGTACTGGCCTCCCAGCAGGCCTACGAACGCTATCAACAGCATGTCGCAACCCTTTAG
- the ilvA gene encoding threonine ammonia-lyase, biosynthetic, which yields MTSTPAQQALLEHYVKKILAAPVYELAIRTPLQPAHALSEALGNQILLKREDLQPTFSFKIRGAYNKLVNLSTTQRARGVITASAGNHAQGVALAARELGIDATIVMPATTPQLKVLGVRSRGAEAVLRGESFPFALAYALELAQQTGKTFVSPYDDPDVIAGQGTVAMEILRQQQGALDAIFIPVGGGGLIAGIAAYVKYLRPEVRIIGVESEHSACLQAALQANERVVLPSVGTFADGVAVAQIGSYGFEVCRFCVDEVLTVSNDELCAAIKNIYDDTRSITEPSGALAVAGIKKYVARTGIKGQTLVAIDSGANINFDSLRYVAERAAFCDALI from the coding sequence ATGACCAGTACGCCCGCCCAACAAGCCTTGCTTGAGCACTACGTCAAAAAAATCCTCGCGGCGCCGGTCTATGAACTGGCCATTCGTACACCGCTGCAACCGGCACACGCATTGTCGGAAGCCCTGGGCAACCAGATCCTGCTCAAGCGCGAAGATTTGCAACCGACGTTTTCTTTCAAGATCCGTGGCGCCTACAACAAACTGGTGAACCTGAGCACTACGCAAAGGGCTCGTGGGGTGATCACCGCTTCGGCGGGCAACCATGCTCAGGGCGTGGCACTGGCCGCGCGCGAGTTAGGCATCGATGCGACGATTGTCATGCCCGCCACCACACCGCAGTTGAAAGTACTGGGCGTGCGCAGTCGAGGCGCCGAGGCAGTGCTGCGGGGCGAGAGTTTTCCATTTGCCCTGGCCTATGCACTGGAGTTGGCGCAGCAAACCGGCAAGACTTTCGTTTCGCCCTACGACGATCCGGATGTGATCGCCGGACAGGGCACCGTCGCCATGGAAATCCTGCGTCAGCAGCAAGGGGCGCTGGACGCGATCTTTATTCCTGTGGGCGGTGGTGGATTGATCGCCGGCATTGCGGCGTACGTCAAATACCTGCGACCGGAAGTACGAATCATCGGCGTCGAGTCTGAGCATTCGGCTTGCCTGCAAGCAGCGCTACAGGCCAATGAACGTGTGGTCCTGCCATCCGTGGGCACCTTTGCCGATGGCGTAGCGGTGGCGCAGATCGGTTCTTACGGCTTTGAAGTGTGCAGGTTTTGCGTCGATGAAGTGCTGACGGTGAGCAATGACGAACTCTGCGCTGCAATCAAGAACATCTATGACGATACCCGCTCGATCACCGAACCTTCTGGTGCCCTGGCCGTCGCCGGCATCAAGAAGTACGTGGCGCGCACCGGGATCAAGGGACAGACCTTAGTAGCCATCGACTCCGGCGCCAACATCAATTTCGACAGTTTGCGGTATGTCGCCGAGCGCGCCGCGTTCTGCGATGCCTTGATATAG
- a CDS encoding mannitol dehydrogenase family protein — MKLNKQNLHRLAPEVVLPAYALSDTRQGIAHIGVGGFHRAHQAYYTDALMNTGEGLDWAICGVGLRAEDRRARDDLKEQDYLFTLFELGDTDDTEVRVIGAIRDMLLTEDGVQALIDKLADPQIRIVSLTITEGGYCIDDSNGEFMAHLPQIQHDLANPDAPKTVFGFLCAALAKRRAAGTPAFTLMSCDNLPHNGAVTRKALLAFAGVLDSGLRDWIGANVSFPNAMVDRITPMTSTEHRLQLADKHGVDDAWPVVCEPFVQWVLEDKFVNGRPAWEKVGVQFTDDVTPYEEMKIKLLNGSHLALTYLGFLKGYRFVHETMNDPLFVRYMRAYMDLDVTPQLSPVPGIDLTDYKNTLVERFSNQAIADQLERVCSDGSSKFPKFTIPTINRLIADGRETKRAALVVAAWALYLKGVDENGDTYSIPDPRAVFCQALVADDVLITQRLLEVEEIFGTAIPRSAEFVAAFEWCCNSLRDVGVTSTLERILSK, encoded by the coding sequence ATGAAACTCAATAAACAGAACCTCCACCGCCTCGCCCCTGAGGTGGTCCTGCCCGCCTACGCCCTGAGCGATACGCGCCAAGGCATCGCCCACATCGGCGTCGGCGGTTTCCACCGCGCGCATCAGGCGTATTACACCGACGCGCTGATGAACACCGGCGAAGGCCTGGACTGGGCGATTTGCGGCGTCGGCCTGCGCGCGGAAGACCGTCGCGCCCGGGATGACCTCAAAGAACAGGATTACCTGTTCACCCTGTTCGAATTGGGTGATACCGACGACACCGAAGTCCGCGTCATTGGTGCCATTCGCGACATGCTGCTGACCGAGGACGGCGTCCAGGCGCTGATCGACAAACTCGCCGATCCGCAGATCCGGATTGTCTCGCTGACCATCACCGAGGGCGGTTACTGCATCGACGACAGCAACGGCGAGTTCATGGCGCACCTGCCGCAGATCCAGCACGATCTGGCCAACCCGGACGCACCGAAAACCGTGTTCGGTTTTCTCTGCGCGGCACTGGCCAAACGCCGTGCGGCGGGTACGCCTGCGTTCACTTTGATGTCATGCGATAACCTGCCGCACAACGGCGCGGTCACCCGCAAAGCGCTGCTGGCCTTTGCCGGCGTGCTTGATTCCGGGTTGCGGGACTGGATCGGCGCCAACGTCAGTTTCCCCAATGCCATGGTCGACCGCATCACACCGATGACCAGCACCGAACATCGCCTGCAACTGGCAGACAAACACGGCGTCGACGACGCGTGGCCAGTGGTCTGCGAGCCGTTTGTGCAGTGGGTGCTGGAAGACAAGTTCGTCAACGGTCGCCCGGCCTGGGAAAAGGTTGGCGTGCAGTTCACCGACGACGTCACGCCTTACGAAGAAATGAAGATCAAGCTGCTCAACGGCAGCCATCTGGCTCTGACGTATCTGGGTTTTTTAAAGGGCTATCGCTTCGTTCACGAAACCATGAACGACCCATTGTTCGTGCGCTACATGCGCGCCTACATGGACCTGGACGTGACGCCGCAGCTGTCGCCGGTGCCGGGCATTGACCTGACTGACTACAAGAACACGCTGGTGGAGCGTTTTTCCAATCAGGCGATCGCCGATCAACTGGAGCGCGTGTGTTCGGACGGTTCGTCGAAGTTTCCGAAATTCACCATTCCGACGATCAACCGCCTGATCGCCGATGGCCGCGAGACCAAGCGTGCGGCATTGGTGGTCGCCGCGTGGGCCTTGTACTTGAAGGGCGTGGATGAGAATGGCGACACCTACTCGATCCCGGACCCACGGGCGGTGTTTTGTCAGGCGTTGGTGGCCGATGATGTGTTGATCACCCAGCGGTTGCTGGAAGTTGAAGAGATCTTTGGTACGGCGATTCCGCGCTCGGCGGAGTTTGTCGCGGCGTTTGAGTGGTGCTGCAATAGTTTGCGGGATGTGGGGGTGACATCCACCCTTGAGCGGATATTGTCCAAATGA
- a CDS encoding carbohydrate kinase: protein MYLVCGEALFDFFSENDASGLASKVNFKAIAGGSPFNVAVGLRRLGIDAALFAGLSTDYLGRRLLQVLQDEGVRTDYLLDFAAPTTLAMVAVGANGSPHYSFRGEGCADRQLKPEHLPEFGPEVRGLHIGSFSLVVQPIADTLLSLVRRESGKRLISLDPNVRLNPEPNIELWRSRIATLVEHADLIKVSDEDLNLLYPEQDPARVIDGWLQHRCQLVFLTRGGEGATVFSRAHGSWSVPASAVKIADTVGAGDTFQAALIAWLTEQQLDSVEGLRELSREQIEAMMRFAVQAAALTCSKTGPDLPYRQQLDLR, encoded by the coding sequence ATGTATCTGGTGTGTGGCGAAGCGCTGTTCGATTTCTTCAGTGAAAACGACGCCAGCGGCCTGGCTTCAAAAGTGAATTTCAAGGCAATTGCCGGCGGCTCGCCGTTCAACGTCGCGGTAGGTTTGCGCCGATTGGGCATAGACGCGGCACTCTTTGCCGGGTTGTCTACCGACTACCTGGGCCGGCGTTTGCTGCAAGTGCTGCAGGATGAAGGTGTGCGCACCGACTATCTGCTGGATTTCGCCGCGCCCACTACGCTGGCGATGGTCGCGGTCGGTGCCAATGGCTCGCCGCACTACAGTTTCCGTGGCGAAGGTTGTGCCGATCGGCAGTTGAAGCCGGAACATCTGCCGGAATTTGGGCCGGAGGTGCGCGGCTTGCACATCGGTTCGTTTTCGCTGGTGGTGCAACCGATTGCCGACACCTTGCTGTCGTTGGTGCGCCGGGAAAGCGGTAAACGCCTGATCAGCCTCGATCCGAACGTGCGACTCAATCCTGAGCCGAATATCGAACTGTGGCGTTCGCGGATTGCCACGCTAGTCGAGCACGCAGACCTGATCAAAGTCAGCGATGAGGATTTGAATCTGTTGTATCCCGAGCAGGATCCTGCGCGAGTCATCGACGGCTGGTTGCAGCACCGTTGTCAGTTGGTGTTCCTGACCCGTGGTGGTGAGGGCGCGACGGTGTTCAGTCGGGCGCATGGTTCGTGGTCGGTGCCGGCCAGTGCGGTGAAGATCGCGGATACCGTGGGGGCTGGTGATACTTTTCAGGCGGCATTGATTGCCTGGTTGACTGAGCAGCAACTGGATTCGGTTGAAGGTTTGCGTGAGCTGAGCCGTGAGCAGATCGAAGCGATGATGCGGTTTGCGGTTCAGGCGGCGGCGCTGACTTGCAGCAAGACCGGGCCGGATTTGCCTTATCGGCAGCAGTTGGATCTTCGCTGA
- a CDS encoding DUF2790 domain-containing protein has product MNTRVLLVSSALVCASFSGFALADDASAQPAPSYHYGMPLHVGKVIALTEPTTMDCLVITATMKYIDKQSGQPAELAYRKLSDACSYQN; this is encoded by the coding sequence ATGAACACGCGCGTATTGCTCGTTTCCTCAGCCCTGGTCTGTGCCTCGTTTTCAGGTTTTGCCCTGGCTGACGACGCCTCCGCTCAACCAGCACCTTCGTACCACTACGGTATGCCATTGCACGTCGGCAAGGTGATTGCCCTGACCGAGCCCACCACTATGGATTGCTTGGTGATCACGGCAACGATGAAATACATCGATAAGCAGTCGGGCCAACCCGCAGAACTGGCTTATCGAAAACTTTCAGACGCTTGCAGTTATCAAAACTGA
- the ugpC gene encoding sn-glycerol-3-phosphate ABC transporter ATP-binding protein UgpC encodes MANLKIKNLQKGFEGFSIIKGIDLEVNDKEFVVFVGPSGCGKSTLLRLIAGLEEVSGGTIELDGRDITEVSPAKRDLAMVFQTYALYPHMSVRKNMSFALDLAGVPKAEVEKKVGEAARILELGPMLERKPKQLSGGQRQRVAIGRAIVRNPKIFLFDEPLSNLDAALRVQMRLELLRLHKDLQATMIYVTHDQVEAMTMADKVVVLNGGKIEQVGSPLDLYHQPANLFVAGFLGTPKMGFLKGKVTRVDDQGCEVQLDAGTRISLPLSGANLSVGGAVTLGIRPEHLELAKTGDCTLQVTADVSERLGSDTFCHVRTASGEALTMRVRGDLASRYGETLSLHLDAEHCHLFDADGVALTRPLRVAA; translated from the coding sequence GCTTTTCCATCATCAAGGGCATCGACCTGGAAGTGAACGACAAGGAGTTCGTGGTCTTCGTCGGCCCGTCAGGCTGCGGTAAATCCACTCTGCTGCGCTTGATCGCCGGCCTCGAGGAAGTCAGCGGCGGCACCATCGAACTCGATGGCCGCGACATCACCGAAGTCAGCCCGGCGAAGCGTGACCTGGCGATGGTGTTCCAGACCTACGCCCTGTACCCGCACATGAGCGTGCGCAAGAACATGTCGTTCGCCCTTGATCTGGCCGGCGTGCCCAAGGCCGAAGTGGAAAAGAAAGTCGGCGAAGCGGCACGCATCCTTGAGCTGGGGCCGATGCTGGAGCGCAAACCCAAGCAACTCTCCGGTGGTCAGCGTCAGCGTGTGGCAATCGGCCGGGCCATCGTGCGCAACCCGAAAATCTTCCTGTTTGACGAACCGCTGTCCAACCTCGACGCAGCCCTGCGGGTGCAAATGCGCCTGGAGCTGCTGCGCCTGCACAAAGACCTGCAAGCGACGATGATCTACGTGACGCACGATCAGGTCGAAGCCATGACCATGGCCGACAAAGTCGTCGTGCTCAACGGTGGCAAGATCGAGCAAGTCGGCTCGCCGCTGGACCTCTATCACCAGCCGGCCAACCTGTTTGTCGCCGGGTTCCTTGGCACACCGAAAATGGGCTTCCTCAAAGGCAAGGTCACCCGTGTCGATGACCAGGGTTGTGAAGTGCAACTGGACGCCGGCACTCGCATCAGTCTGCCGCTAAGCGGCGCCAACCTGAGCGTCGGTGGCGCGGTGACTTTGGGCATTCGTCCGGAACATCTGGAACTGGCCAAAACGGGCGACTGCACCTTGCAGGTCACCGCCGACGTCAGCGAACGCCTGGGCAGCGACACTTTCTGCCACGTTCGAACCGCTTCCGGTGAAGCCCTGACCATGCGCGTACGCGGTGACCTGGCGAGCCGTTACGGCGAAACCCTGAGCCTGCACCTGGACGCCGAACACTGCCATTTATTCGATGCCGACGGCGTGGCGCTGACCCGCCCACTGCGCGTTGCCGCCTGA
- a CDS encoding DUF1652 domain-containing protein translates to MFLSALELRNIIESSFLPKRCQCELSPELKMTVKVYADGQTDNIDFLRTDIDARHLNSCREIHELIAGLRTDLAHHHVETEHRHVVGKAL, encoded by the coding sequence ATGTTTCTTTCTGCCTTAGAACTTCGCAATATCATCGAAAGCAGTTTTTTGCCTAAACGCTGTCAGTGCGAGCTGTCACCGGAACTGAAGATGACAGTCAAGGTTTACGCTGACGGTCAGACCGATAATATCGATTTTCTGCGCACCGATATTGATGCGCGGCATCTGAACAGTTGTCGGGAAATTCACGAGTTGATTGCCGGCCTGCGCACCGATCTTGCGCATCATCACGTCGAGACCGAGCACCGTCATGTAGTGGGCAAGGCACTTTAG